DNA from Kitasatospora herbaricolor:
GGCGTCACGGCGCTGCGCACCTCGACGTCGCTCGCCTTGAGGTAGGCCAGCCGGTGGTTGTAGCGGATCGGGTAGTAGGTGTCCTCGCCGACGACCAGGGTCCGGTCGTTCGGCGCGTCGCCGTTGATGTTCTGGGTGTAGTAGTAGTCGCCCTTGACCGGCTCCGGACCGAGCGCCAGGTAGGACTGCCCGGCCGGCACCGTGACGCTGGTGTACGGGGCCGGGGTCAGGTTCGAGGTGTCGATCCCGGCCGGGTACTTGGACAGTTCGGGGTAGAACCGGCCGTAGACCGGCACCGAGGCGAGGCCCTGGCGCGGGGTCAGCACGGTCTGCCCGGTGCGGTTGTCGGCCGTGCCGGCGCGGCCGCCGGGGTTGGCGAACCAGGCCTTCTTGCCGCCGTACCAGACGGCCGTCCAGTCGCCCTGCTGCTCGGCGACCACGAAGCTGGTGCCGGCCACCGCCTTGGCGCGGACGTCGGCGGCCTGGGTGGTGCCGCCGTTCACCAGCGGCGCGTCGGCCGCGGGCTGGGTGCGCAGGTAGACGAAGTTCTGCGGCCGGGCCGCGGTGCCGTCGACCGGCGGGGTGTTGCTCGCGTCGAAGGCCGGCGCGATGGTCACCTTGCCGCCGGCCAGCAGCGGGCCGCCGGTGTTGGCCTGGACCGGCGCACCGAGCAGGTCCATGTAGTGGTTCCAGTCCCAGAACGTCCCCGGGTCCCAGTGCATGCCGGAGATCAGGGCCTCGGTGGGCCCCGGCACGTCGTCGTGCCCGATGATGTGCTGCCGGTCCAGCGGCACGCCGAAGCGGTCGGCCAGGTAGCGGACCAGGGTGGCCGAGGACTGGTAGAGCTGCTCCGAGTACCAGGTGGGCTTGGTGGTCGGGAAGGCGTAGCCCTCGTGCTCGACGCCGATGCTGTGCATGTTGACGCTCTTGTTGCCCGCGTGCCAGGCGACGTCCTTGGTGTTCACCAGCTGGCTCACGTGCCCGTCCGAGGACCGCACGATGTAGTGCGCGCTGGCCTGCGTGGTCGGGTTCTGGAAGGTCGCGACCGACCCGTCGAATCCGCCCTCGGTGTCGTGGATCACGATGTACTGGATCGCGTCCCCGTCGGCGGGGCGGTTGCCCACGCTGTAGTTGCCGTACGAGGTCGGGTCGGCGGCGTTGGTCAGCGCGTAGGCGGCCGGGCGGTAGTCGCAGCCCAGGGCGGCGGGGCACTCCGGGGTGGCGTCGGCCGCCCCCTCCACGGCGCCGAGCGCGCTGCGGCTCACGGCGGCGCTCCGCGAGGCGGGGCTGCCGGTGGCCCGGGCCGGGCTCTTCGGCGCGGCGGGCGTGGACCTGGCGGCGGACGGCGCCGAGGGGGCCGGTGCGCCGCCCGGCCCGGTGGCCGGTGCCGGGGCGGTGCCCTGGCCGTCGGCGCTGGCGCGCGGGGTGAGCGCCACGTCGGTGCCGGCCGGCACGGCCGGCGCGGGCGCCAGGACGACCAGCTGGCCGTCGGCCGTGGTGCGGCGGGCGCCGATCTTGACGGTGTCGAAGACCCGGTCGGCGAAGGCCTTGCCGCCTGCGCTGTCGGTGGACTCGCTGAACCGGGCCACCGCGTCGTACCAGGCGGCCGGGTCCTCGGAGGCGGGTCGTCCGGCGTCCTTCTGGTACTTGGCCAGCAGGGCCGCGGCCCCGCGCACGCTCTGCGCCGGGTCCGACTTCAGCTGGCCGGCGGGCCGGCCGATCAGCTTGGCGGCCTTGTCCAGGGTGTGCAGCGCGGGGCTGTCCTTGACCTCGACCGGCGGCGGGTCCTTGCGGACCGGGGCTCCGTCGCCCCGGCCGTCCGCCTCAGGGCCGGGGCCCGACTTGATCGCCTTGGCCACCTCCGCGAGGTCGACCTGGGTGAGCCCCATCACGTTGTAGTTGCCCGTGGTGCTGGGCTCGCCGCCGTGCGACTCCCAGCGGGTCTGCTGGTACGAGAGCGCGAGCAGCACGCTCTGTGGCACGTGGAACTCACCGGCGGCGTCGGCGAATCCGCGTTGCAGCGAGTCCGGGCCGGTCACCGCGGCCTTGGTGGTGCCCGCGTCGGCGAGCAGCGCGAAGGTGGTGGCGGAGGCGACCACGGCCGCGCCGACCACCATCGGTATGCGCAGTCGCCGCTTGCGGCGGTGTGTCGGGAGCGGGGCGCCGTCGGGTGGGGCACTGAGGTTCGTCAACGGAGTCTGCAGACCTTCCGGTGTCCGGGGCCGGCACGGTGCCGGGTGCGAGGGCGGGCAGTCCGGGGTGTGCTCTCAGGTGCGGGCCACCCCCGTGCGCCCAACCGTCCAGGTGTCCCGCGACGCTAGCACCCGGCCCGGCAGCCCCTTCCGGAGGGGTCCGCACTCGCGCTGGTACCGGTCCTGGGCACCCGAACGGTCGACCGGGGCCGGCCGGCAAACCCGCCCGGTGCGGCCGGAGTTCGCCTCCCCTGCGCCCCCGGCCGCGAGGGCGGGCCGGCCGGTGGCTCGGCACACCGAGCCACCGGGGCCCAGGGGTGCCGGGCCGCGGGGACGGCCCGCCGCCGACGGCCGCGGTGCCCCGCCGCCACCCGGCCGACGGTCCGTCAGGCCTGGTGCGCGGACGGACCGACGACTGCGGACTCCCCCGGCGCGAGCAGCACCAGGCGGTCGGCCAGGCCGGCCGCCTCGAAGGCGACCCGCAGGTGGGCCGCGCCCTCGGTGAAGTGCATCCACGAGTTGAAGTGCAGGGGCACGACCCGGCGGGCGCCGAGCACGGCCGTGGCCTCGGCGGCCTGGGCGCTGTCGAGCGTCAGCAGGGCGCCACCGAAGAGGCGGGTGCGGACGGCGCCGGCGAAGAGCAGCGCGGTGTCCACCGGGCCGGCCCGGTGGGCGATCTCCCGGACGTTGCCCATCGAGGCGTTGTCGCCGCTGACGTACACGGTGGGCAGGCCGGGGCCGGTCAGGACGAACCCGGTGACGTCGCCGGTGACGGGCTCGCAGCCCTCGGGGCCGTGCCGCGCCGGTACGGCGGTGACGACGACCGGGCCGCCGGCCGGCCGGGCCAGCTCCAGGGACTCCCAGGGGGCGAGGCCTCGGGCGGTGCCGCCGAGTCGGGCGGCGGAGGCCGGGGTGGTGACGGTGAGCGGGGCCTTCGCCAGCGCGAGCCGGCCGCCGGTGTCGAGGTTGTCGGCGTGCTGGTCGTGCGAGAGCAGCACCGCGTCGACCGGGCCGACCTGGTCGGCCGCGAGCCCGGCCGGGGCCAGCTTGCTGAGGATCAGGCCGCGCTCGGGGACGTAGTCACCGGGCTCGTCGAAGGTGGGGTCGGTCAGCAGGCGCAGGCCGCCGTACTCGATGACGGCGGTGGGGCCGCCGACGGCGTGGACGGACAGCACGGAGGCGGGCGGCACGGAGCTGGGCATCAGGAGCCTCTCACGGAATAGTTTGCCGTTTGGCGTGAGAATGACGCTAGTCCTCCTCACGGAGAACGGCAAGAGGTACCGTGAGATATGTGACTACCCCGCACACCGGGCCCGGCGACGCCGCCCCGCAGCCGCTGCCCGCCGCACCCGGCGCCGACCAGCACCCCGCACTGGCCCTGGTCAACACCCGGACCCTCCGCCCCACCGGCGCCTTCGACGACCTGGCCGACCCGCCCGCGGCCCTCGACTGGCTGGTGACCACCGGCCTGCTGCCGGCCCGCCGCAGCGGCCTCACCGCCGCCGAGACCGGGCGGCTGCGCACGCTGCGCGAGTGCGTACGCGACCTGTTCACGGCACGACTGGCCGGCGAGGCCCCGGACCGAACGGCGCTGGCCGAACTGAACGGTGCGCTCGCGGCGGCCCCCTTCAC
Protein-coding regions in this window:
- a CDS encoding CGNR zinc finger domain-containing protein; translation: MTTPHTGPGDAAPQPLPAAPGADQHPALALVNTRTLRPTGAFDDLADPPAALDWLVTTGLLPARRSGLTAAETGRLRTLRECVRDLFTARLAGEAPDRTALAELNGALAAAPFTGRLHWDAAGEGPRLESRPAGGTPLDAALTRLASDAAELLSGPQAEAIAACAAGDCIRYFLRTHGARQWCSQRCGDRVRAARHYARTRAAENS
- a CDS encoding MBL fold metallo-hydrolase, which produces MPSSVPPASVLSVHAVGGPTAVIEYGGLRLLTDPTFDEPGDYVPERGLILSKLAPAGLAADQVGPVDAVLLSHDQHADNLDTGGRLALAKAPLTVTTPASAARLGGTARGLAPWESLELARPAGGPVVVTAVPARHGPEGCEPVTGDVTGFVLTGPGLPTVYVSGDNASMGNVREIAHRAGPVDTALLFAGAVRTRLFGGALLTLDSAQAAEATAVLGARRVVPLHFNSWMHFTEGAAHLRVAFEAAGLADRLVLLAPGESAVVGPSAHQA
- a CDS encoding N-acetylmuramoyl-L-alanine amidase, producing the protein MTNLSAPPDGAPLPTHRRKRRLRIPMVVGAAVVASATTFALLADAGTTKAAVTGPDSLQRGFADAAGEFHVPQSVLLALSYQQTRWESHGGEPSTTGNYNVMGLTQVDLAEVAKAIKSGPGPEADGRGDGAPVRKDPPPVEVKDSPALHTLDKAAKLIGRPAGQLKSDPAQSVRGAAALLAKYQKDAGRPASEDPAAWYDAVARFSESTDSAGGKAFADRVFDTVKIGARRTTADGQLVVLAPAPAVPAGTDVALTPRASADGQGTAPAPATGPGGAPAPSAPSAARSTPAAPKSPARATGSPASRSAAVSRSALGAVEGAADATPECPAALGCDYRPAAYALTNAADPTSYGNYSVGNRPADGDAIQYIVIHDTEGGFDGSVATFQNPTTQASAHYIVRSSDGHVSQLVNTKDVAWHAGNKSVNMHSIGVEHEGYAFPTTKPTWYSEQLYQSSATLVRYLADRFGVPLDRQHIIGHDDVPGPTEALISGMHWDPGTFWDWNHYMDLLGAPVQANTGGPLLAGGKVTIAPAFDASNTPPVDGTAARPQNFVYLRTQPAADAPLVNGGTTQAADVRAKAVAGTSFVVAEQQGDWTAVWYGGKKAWFANPGGRAGTADNRTGQTVLTPRQGLASVPVYGRFYPELSKYPAGIDTSNLTPAPYTSVTVPAGQSYLALGPEPVKGDYYYTQNINGDAPNDRTLVVGEDTYYPIRYNHRLAYLKASDVEVRSAVTPPPSGYTPAGPTRLLDTRDGTGGRSGKVGGGQSVVLQVAGAPLGGGKSVPADVTAVVLNVTATDPTAPSYVAVYPDGQPRSSASNLNFTAGQTIPNLVVVPVINGKVDLYNNYGDVHLIADVTGYYSPNGTSKLSTAGPARLLDTRDGTGGRSGKVGGGQSVVLQVAGAPLGGGKSVPADVTAVVLNVTATDPTAPSFVAVYPDGQPRSSASNLNFTAGQTIPNLVVVPVINGKVDLYNNYGDVHLIADISSYYTTGGGSSFVSAGPTRLLDTRNGTGARAGKLQGGQSLALQVTGRSGVPANVTAVVLNVTATDPTAPSFVAVYPDGQPRSSASNLNFTAGQTIPNLVVVPVINGKVDLYNNYGDVHLIADVAGYYTAG